The DNA sequence CGAGATCGAGTGGGTCGCCGGGAACGAGGAGACGGGCGCACGCCGCGACAACTACAACCGTCTGCTCAGCACCGGCGAGCCGGACCCGGACATCCTGATGATGGACAACGGCTGGGTGAACGTGTTCATCCAGCAGGGCCTGATCGAGAACCTGAGCGACTCGGACGCGATCAGTGACGAGGTCATCTCCACGGTCAACGACGAGTACTTCGAGGGCTTCACCGCGACCGCCCGCAACCTCGACGGCCAGCTGTTCGGCGTCCCGATGTACCCGGACTTCCCGACGATGCAGTACCGGAAGGACCTGGCCGAGGACGCCGGCTACAACCCCGAGAGCGACAACTGGGCGACCGAGCCGATGACGTGGGCCGAGTGGTCGCAGATCACGGCGGACATCCAGGAGCAGAGCGGCGTCGACTACGGTTTCACGACCCAGTGGGACATCTACGTCGGCACGGCCTGCTGTACGTTCAACGAGGTCATGACCTCGTGGGGCGGCGCGTACTTCGGCGGCCGGGAGAACCTGTTCGGCCCCGTCGGCGAACGGCCGGTCACGGTCGACGCCGAGGAAACGATCAACGGGCTCCGGATGATGACCCGGTTCGTCCAGGGCACGAACTTCAGCCAGCTCAGCGAGGACTACGCCGGCGGTATCGCCCCGACGGAGATCACCTCGTGGAACGAGGAGGACTCCCGCGCGCCGATGGTCAACGGCAACGCGGTGATGCACCGCAACTGGCCGTACGCCATCGCCAGCAACGCCTCCGAGGAGAACTTCGGCGAGGACTACGGCGCGATGCCCATGCCGTACGCGGTCACCGAGGAGAACGCAGCCCAGCAGGGTGCTGGTGGCTCCGCCTCGGCGCTCGGCGGGTGGCACGCGACCGTCAACCCCAACACCGAGAACACCGAGAACGTCAACGAGGTTCTGGAGGTGCTGACGACCGACGAGTGGCTGCTCGGCATCATGGAGCTGTACGGCTGGGTGCCGCCGAAGCCCGCGCTGTTCGAGTCCGAGGAGGCACGGAACCTGGACACGATGGGCCGCTACATGGACACGCTGCAGGTGGCCGGCGAGAACACGATCGCCCGTCCCGTCACGTCCGTGTGGCCCAACCAGGTCCCGGTCATCGCCGAGCAGGCCAACCGCGCCGTCGCGGGCGAGAAAGACCCCTCGCAGGCCATGGCGGACCTGCAGGGCCAGCTCGAAAACATCGAGGATCAGGCGTAACCGAGTGGGATGAGCACGGAACAGCCTACGGACGGGCCGGGGCGTGAATCCCGCCGGTCGGGGCCGCTCGTCTCGGCAGTCCGCTGGATGGAGAACCTCGGGGACACCGGGTTCGCGTACCTGCTGTTGACCCCCGTGTTCCTCATCCTCGGGGCGGTCGCGCTGTACCCGCTGCTGGCGACGTTCGAGATGTCGCTGCACGCGGACGCAACCGGCAGGGTCGGCGAGTTCGTCGGGTTCCAGAACTACGTCGAACTGTTCAACGGCGAGAAGGACGTGTGGCTCGGCGGCGCGAACTTCCTCCCCGAGGGGTCGTGGCTCAGCATCAGCAACCTGCTTGGCAGCGCCGTCGGCGTGACGCTGATCTTCACGATCGTGAGCGTGTTCTTCGAGACGATCATCGGCTTCGGGCAGGCGCTCATCCTCGACCAGGACTTCCGCGGCCGGCGGTGGGTCCGGGTCGCGATCATCATCCCGTGGGCCGTTCCGATCGTGATCCAGGGGATGATATTCTACCTGATGTTCCGCCCCGGCATCGGCTTCGCGACCGCACCCCTCGCCGACATGGGGCTGCTCGCGGCGCAGAACACGCTGAACGACCCGGCGAGCGCGATGTTCATCATCATCGTGGCCGACATCTGGAAGACGTCGGCGTTCATGGCGCTGCTCATCCTCGCCGGGCTCCAGAGCATCGACCGGAGCCTCTACGACGTGGCGAAGGTCGCCGGCGCGTCGAAGTGGCAGCAGTTCCGGATGATCACCCTGCCGCTCATCCTGCCGACGGTCGGCGTCGCGGTGCTGTTCCGGACCGTCGCAGCGATGCGCGTCTACGGCGTGATCGACACCGTGTCGAGCTGTCAGGTCGTGCCGTCGCTGTCGTGTATGGTCGTGCAGACGTTCAGTTCGCCCCCGCGGTACGCGACGTCGGCGACCATCGCCTTCGTCACCGCCGCGATCATCGGGGTCGCAGTGTCCGTGATAATCGTGCAGCAGGCACGGGAGGGGATCTGAGATGTCGACCGCAACCGAACCCGACGACGACGAGGCGCGCGGACCGCTCCAGCGATGGGTGCGGGACGCGATACAGAACCCGCAGAAGGTGTACCGGGCGCTGTTCTACAGCGCGACGGGGTTCTTCCTGGTGACGACCCTGTTCCCGTTCTACTGGCTGCTGGTGCTGGCGCTGACGCCGCGGGAGCTGATGACGCAGTTCTCCTTCCCGCCGACGCCGAACGGGTTCAACCCCGAGTCCTTCATCACGGTGTTCCAGCAGGAGCCGTTCCACCTGTACGTGTTCAACAGCTTCGTGCTGGCCATCGTGACGACGGTCATCGTGATCTTCATCGCGAGCCTCGCGGGGTACGTGTTCGGCCGGCTGGAGTTCCCGGGCCGCGGGCCGCTGATGCTCGGGATCCTGGCCATCTCCTACTTCCCGCCGGCGGCGTTCGTCGTGCCGCTGTTCCGGGTGTTCACCGGCCGGACGCCGGTCGAGATCCCCTTCGTCGACCTCGTTCTCTTCCAGCCGCCGCGGCTGCTGAACACGCCGGGGTCGATGATACTTCCCTTCAGCGCGCTGTTCATGCCGCTGTCCATCTTCATCCTGACGACGTTCTACG is a window from the Halostella salina genome containing:
- a CDS encoding substrate-binding domain-containing protein; protein product: MADNTDPSARSGVSRRTFVKATGASGVAAGLAGCVYGGGGGGNGNTVQFGTDPVFIEEVGDDAKDLMHEAGLSDDIEIEWVAGNEETGARRDNYNRLLSTGEPDPDILMMDNGWVNVFIQQGLIENLSDSDAISDEVISTVNDEYFEGFTATARNLDGQLFGVPMYPDFPTMQYRKDLAEDAGYNPESDNWATEPMTWAEWSQITADIQEQSGVDYGFTTQWDIYVGTACCTFNEVMTSWGGAYFGGRENLFGPVGERPVTVDAEETINGLRMMTRFVQGTNFSQLSEDYAGGIAPTEITSWNEEDSRAPMVNGNAVMHRNWPYAIASNASEENFGEDYGAMPMPYAVTEENAAQQGAGGSASALGGWHATVNPNTENTENVNEVLEVLTTDEWLLGIMELYGWVPPKPALFESEEARNLDTMGRYMDTLQVAGENTIARPVTSVWPNQVPVIAEQANRAVAGEKDPSQAMADLQGQLENIEDQA
- a CDS encoding carbohydrate ABC transporter permease, whose product is MSTEQPTDGPGRESRRSGPLVSAVRWMENLGDTGFAYLLLTPVFLILGAVALYPLLATFEMSLHADATGRVGEFVGFQNYVELFNGEKDVWLGGANFLPEGSWLSISNLLGSAVGVTLIFTIVSVFFETIIGFGQALILDQDFRGRRWVRVAIIIPWAVPIVIQGMIFYLMFRPGIGFATAPLADMGLLAAQNTLNDPASAMFIIIVADIWKTSAFMALLILAGLQSIDRSLYDVAKVAGASKWQQFRMITLPLILPTVGVAVLFRTVAAMRVYGVIDTVSSCQVVPSLSCMVVQTFSSPPRYATSATIAFVTAAIIGVAVSVIIVQQAREGI
- a CDS encoding carbohydrate ABC transporter permease, yielding MSTATEPDDDEARGPLQRWVRDAIQNPQKVYRALFYSATGFFLVTTLFPFYWLLVLALTPRELMTQFSFPPTPNGFNPESFITVFQQEPFHLYVFNSFVLAIVTTVIVIFIASLAGYVFGRLEFPGRGPLMLGILAISYFPPAAFVVPLFRVFTGRTPVEIPFVDLVLFQPPRLLNTPGSMILPFSALFMPLSIFILTTFYAQIPDGLEDAARVEGTTRIGALFRVIMPLSAPGVATAAVLTFISVYNEYFFSSIMALSNEPSQWSPLVGGILSYQTQYATAYDLMAAASIIGVLPVVILVVIAQERIVSGLTAGALKE